The Cloacibacillus sp. An23 genome includes a window with the following:
- a CDS encoding tyrosine-type recombinase/integrase translates to MISSISNPEKRTDYRDSVVQGFVLRVEPSGRKSWYLDYKFEGKRKWWFIGHAEYVSLSEARREAQAFLGILAKGKDPLAVPEPELTCGLLREKYYAPWVIENRKSGEETVKGLKRYFTRFDDRPAGSLTLGDMELWRREMREKRKLKAATLNRAATYLTAMLNWAVKRKLISENPLEELDHLKETDSKKSWRFLSKDEISVLKEALRVRDAAVRAKAQPCIYAEPLGGTFADPLEPMVLVSLNTGVRWGTLVTLMWRNIDLVHGTMYIEAGGTKSETAQTLPLNSAALDTLKKWRDEMPEAGPVSLVFPAPMGGMFYNVNKAWYRLLADSGLGHLRWHDLRHTFASQLVIAGIPLNTVRELLGHKNIKTTLRYAHLAPQGLRAAVECI, encoded by the coding sequence ATGATCTCCTCAATTTCCAATCCTGAAAAGAGGACTGACTATCGGGACAGCGTCGTTCAGGGATTCGTCCTCAGGGTTGAGCCTTCGGGGCGGAAGTCGTGGTATCTCGATTATAAGTTTGAGGGGAAGCGAAAGTGGTGGTTTATCGGCCACGCTGAGTATGTTTCGCTCTCGGAGGCACGGCGCGAGGCGCAGGCTTTTCTTGGAATTCTTGCGAAAGGGAAGGACCCGCTCGCCGTTCCGGAGCCGGAGCTGACGTGCGGGCTGCTGCGCGAGAAGTATTATGCACCGTGGGTTATTGAGAACCGAAAGAGCGGAGAGGAGACGGTCAAGGGATTGAAGCGGTATTTTACGCGCTTCGACGACCGGCCGGCGGGAAGCCTTACGCTCGGAGATATGGAGCTGTGGCGGCGCGAGATGCGCGAGAAGCGGAAACTGAAGGCCGCCACGCTGAACCGCGCGGCGACTTATCTGACGGCTATGCTGAATTGGGCGGTGAAGCGCAAGCTGATTTCCGAGAATCCGCTGGAGGAGCTGGACCATCTGAAGGAGACGGATTCAAAGAAGAGCTGGCGTTTCCTGTCGAAAGATGAGATTTCCGTGCTGAAAGAGGCGCTGCGGGTGCGTGACGCGGCGGTGCGCGCTAAGGCGCAGCCGTGTATTTACGCAGAGCCGCTGGGCGGCACTTTTGCCGATCCGCTTGAGCCTATGGTTCTGGTGTCGCTGAATACCGGCGTGCGCTGGGGGACGCTCGTGACGCTGATGTGGCGGAATATCGACCTCGTTCACGGCACTATGTATATCGAGGCTGGCGGCACGAAGTCGGAGACGGCGCAGACGCTGCCGCTGAACAGCGCGGCGCTCGATACGCTGAAGAAGTGGCGCGACGAGATGCCGGAGGCGGGGCCTGTATCGCTTGTGTTTCCCGCGCCGATGGGCGGAATGTTTTATAACGTGAATAAGGCGTGGTACAGGCTGCTGGCGGATTCCGGCCTGGGGCATCTGCGCTGGCACGACCTGCGGCATACGTTTGCTTCGCAGCTCGTAATCGCCGGCATCCCTCTGAATACGGTGCGCGAGCTGCTGGGGCATAAGAATATAAAGACGACGCTGAGATATGCGCATCTCGCGCCGCAGGGGCTGCGGGCGGCGGTGGAGTGTATTTGA
- a CDS encoding carbohydrate kinase family protein, translating into MSCTAVFGTVFMDCKGFAANRYDPLGRNVGSVRFIHGGVGRNVAENLALTGASPVFVSSVDEGPLGEDVLSRLSAEGVDVSRVRRAPSSGMGIWLAVMDERGELASSISQMPDLSIMERIVAEEGDEIIRAADNVILELDLNDYISSEALRLARKYSKRVYGITGNMEVVLRNRHFLRELECYICNETEAGRLFEAPVPACEPERVLEMLEGYVEENGLRAMVVTLGGGGSVFYEGASHDGGFCPAVPTDVVDTSGAGDAYFSGTVEAMIRGVPLREAVAFGTRLASWTIREEGPTCRALPEPLFL; encoded by the coding sequence ATGTCCTGCACTGCGGTATTCGGGACTGTATTTATGGACTGTAAGGGCTTCGCGGCGAACCGCTACGATCCTCTGGGACGGAACGTGGGGTCCGTGCGTTTTATACACGGAGGGGTCGGGCGCAATGTGGCGGAGAATCTCGCTCTTACTGGAGCCAGTCCGGTTTTCGTCTCTTCTGTGGACGAGGGGCCTCTGGGCGAAGATGTTTTGTCGCGTCTTTCGGCGGAGGGGGTGGACGTGTCGCGTGTAAGGCGCGCACCAAGTTCCGGCATGGGGATATGGCTCGCTGTAATGGATGAGCGCGGCGAGCTCGCTTCGTCCATTTCGCAGATGCCGGACCTTTCTATCATGGAGAGGATTGTTGCGGAGGAAGGCGATGAGATTATACGCGCGGCGGATAACGTGATACTCGAACTCGACCTTAACGATTATATTTCGTCGGAGGCGCTGCGTCTCGCACGCAAATATTCCAAGAGGGTGTACGGCATAACCGGCAATATGGAGGTCGTCCTCCGCAATAGGCACTTCCTGCGCGAGCTGGAATGCTATATTTGCAACGAAACGGAGGCCGGACGGCTGTTTGAGGCTCCCGTCCCCGCATGCGAGCCTGAGCGTGTTCTGGAGATGCTTGAGGGCTATGTCGAGGAGAACGGGCTTCGCGCCATGGTCGTTACGCTCGGCGGAGGCGGCTCTGTGTTTTATGAGGGCGCGTCGCACGACGGCGGCTTCTGTCCCGCAGTTCCGACCGACGTCGTCGATACGAGCGGTGCCGGCGACGCTTATTTTTCAGGAACGGTTGAGGCTATGATACGCGGCGTGCCGCTCCGCGAGGCGGTTGCATTCGGGACCAGGCTTGCGTCGTGGACGATACGAGAGGAGGGGCCGACTTGCCGCGCGCTTCCGGAGCCGCTTTTCCTATAG
- a CDS encoding ATP-binding protein, giving the protein MQQEILIGRDVLETLTSSLYEDPIIIFREYVQNSLDAFNIATEDTSLKFDGFCVNIDIDQKNKDIVIKDNGYGIKDNFSTIMLRLGDSDKLGSKGNIGFRGIGRLSGLLFCSRLTFENKVAGKQHVDTCEWDGDMYRSILETKIAKDSNQTVNQVISQIAKISSYEYKGNLNDHFFQVTLHDYNEEIDETINNINFKHNISLLLPIKYSKTFKSHTQIEDEYEKIMGSPLSKYFCPVFLNGEKLEKEYCEDNILASGIKFWTINGIVNSQTEDIGPIGLLWFTFDQKLSARKNDNLYGILVRSKNVLMGNNDTLANISSSSSTFISTHRELVQTLRGVYGELLLDSNVLVDNARRDWFKPDKSSRQLKYTLIDFMEKLFRYRYASSRYFNSHSTSKSDKMKEENLREAYMKLSVSPSEEEVFEFCKREIQKPRSLKNAENDNDIEAEFSAIDMPLQSKTKQKIYDELIAIIKSFCEKENKYEFFIKMRAYIKQYYDKEE; this is encoded by the coding sequence ATGCAGCAGGAAATCCTCATAGGTCGCGATGTATTAGAGACATTAACATCTTCGTTATACGAAGATCCCATTATTATCTTTAGAGAGTACGTACAAAATTCACTCGATGCATTCAATATTGCAACAGAAGACACATCTCTTAAGTTTGATGGTTTTTGTGTAAACATAGACATAGACCAGAAAAACAAGGATATAGTAATAAAAGATAACGGATACGGAATAAAAGATAATTTCAGCACAATAATGCTAAGACTAGGAGATTCAGATAAACTAGGATCAAAAGGTAATATCGGGTTTAGAGGTATAGGACGTTTATCTGGCCTTCTTTTTTGTTCTCGGTTAACATTTGAAAATAAAGTTGCAGGGAAACAGCACGTGGATACATGTGAGTGGGACGGAGACATGTATCGTAGCATCTTGGAAACGAAAATAGCAAAAGACAGTAATCAAACTGTGAATCAAGTAATTAGCCAAATAGCAAAAATTTCATCATACGAATATAAAGGAAATCTAAATGACCATTTCTTCCAGGTAACTTTACATGATTATAATGAAGAGATAGATGAAACCATCAACAATATAAACTTTAAGCACAATATATCATTGCTACTCCCGATAAAATATTCAAAGACATTTAAATCACATACTCAAATAGAAGATGAGTACGAGAAAATAATGGGAAGTCCTTTATCTAAATATTTCTGTCCCGTGTTCTTGAATGGCGAAAAGTTAGAAAAAGAATATTGCGAAGATAACATTTTAGCTTCAGGTATAAAATTCTGGACTATAAATGGCATTGTCAATAGTCAAACGGAAGACATCGGTCCAATTGGCCTTTTATGGTTTACCTTCGACCAGAAATTATCAGCAAGAAAAAACGATAACTTATATGGAATTCTTGTCAGATCAAAAAATGTGCTTATGGGTAACAACGATACACTAGCCAATATATCATCTTCCAGTAGTACATTCATTTCAACTCACAGAGAATTAGTCCAAACACTTAGAGGTGTTTATGGAGAATTGCTGTTAGACAGCAACGTATTAGTTGATAACGCTAGACGCGACTGGTTTAAGCCAGACAAAAGCTCAAGACAACTAAAGTATACGCTTATAGATTTCATGGAGAAATTATTTAGATATAGATATGCATCATCAAGATATTTTAATAGCCATTCTACATCAAAATCTGATAAAATGAAAGAAGAGAATCTGCGCGAAGCATATATGAAATTATCTGTTTCGCCAAGTGAAGAAGAAGTTTTTGAATTCTGCAAGAGAGAGATTCAGAAACCAAGGTCTTTAAAAAATGCAGAAAACGATAACGATATTGAAGCGGAATTCTCTGCGATAGATATGCCGCTTCAATCGAAGACAAAGCAAAAAATATATGATGAGTTAATAGCGATCATTAAGTCGTTTTGTGAGAAAGAAAATAAATATGAGTTCTTTATAAAAATGAGAGCATATATAAAACAGTACTACGACAAAGAGGAATAG
- a CDS encoding DDE-type integrase/transposase/recombinase, whose product MEYHQKYPSHGYRWLNAKIRLDTGIIHSDPYAHKCCRAAGIKSKTKRYRYKKPGNPYRLFPNLLLAGLPAYAPMQYIASDMTAFCFKGTYYELTLYMDLWNNEIVSHALSSRRGDRMTYINGLEGLIRNKDKEKEWQTILHTDQGAVYASRKYNDILKLNHIAHSMSRA is encoded by the coding sequence ATGGAATATCATCAAAAATATCCATCGCACGGATACAGGTGGCTCAACGCGAAGATACGCCTTGACACTGGGATAATCCACTCCGATCCTTACGCGCATAAATGCTGCAGGGCCGCCGGTATAAAAAGCAAAACAAAACGCTACAGATATAAAAAGCCCGGCAATCCGTATAGGCTGTTCCCCAACCTTCTCCTCGCCGGGCTGCCGGCATACGCGCCGATGCAGTACATAGCGAGCGACATGACGGCGTTCTGCTTCAAAGGCACGTACTATGAGCTCACACTGTACATGGACCTGTGGAACAACGAGATAGTAAGCCACGCGCTGTCTTCAAGACGCGGCGACAGAATGACGTACATAAACGGGCTGGAAGGACTAATAAGGAACAAAGATAAAGAAAAGGAATGGCAGACGATACTTCACACAGACCAGGGAGCAGTATACGCCTCCAGGAAATACAACGACATATTGAAACTGAACCACATAGCGCACTCCATGTCCAGAGCCTGA
- a CDS encoding transposase: protein MTSARFIMDNAAFHRKVHLERIAAAFGHMVIFLPPYSPELNPIEKHWSALKKRLRGVMKCMDSIDNAIAFCLSS, encoded by the coding sequence TTGACTAGCGCAAGGTTCATCATGGACAATGCAGCATTCCACAGGAAGGTGCATCTGGAACGCATAGCCGCAGCATTCGGACACATGGTTATATTCCTGCCGCCGTATTCGCCTGAGCTGAACCCGATAGAGAAACACTGGTCCGCGCTGAAAAAACGCTTACGCGGCGTTATGAAGTGTATGGATTCTATTGATAATGCTATCGCATTCTGTCTCTCAAGTTAA